AACCTGGAGCTGACCAAGGCACCGTCGATCGCCGAGACCATCGACTGGGCCCGCTCGTTGCTGGCCCTCGGCATCGACGACCTCAACGACCCGGCGCTGGAGGCGACGCTCGGGGTGGTGCTCAAACACCCCGGCGACCACGAGCGCGCCCTCGCCGCGCTGGAGCTGCGCGGACGATGAGCCTGCTGGACCGGCACACCGACTTCCTCGCCGCGCTGCGCGCGCACGGCATCGCGGCCTCCACCGCCGAGGGCATCGACGCCGCCCGCGCCCTGGGCGTCGTCGACCTCCTCGACCGCGAGGCGGTGCGGGTCGCCTACGCGGCCACGCTGATCAAGCGCCACAACGACGTCGCGGTCTTCAACGCCCTGTTCGACCTGTGGTTCCCGCCCGCCATCGGCGACGGCCGCACCACCGACACCGACGGCGCGGCGGTCGACCTCGAAGTGGAGGTCACCGGCGCCCACGGCACGTCCCCCGAACTCCACGCCATGCGCACCGAACTCGCCCAAGCGCTGTTCGACGGCGACAACACCGCACTCGTCCAGATCGCCCGCCGCGCCCTCGCCCGCTACGGCAGCTCCCCCGGCGCGGGCGCGAATCCCGGCTCGTGGTCACCGCGCGCCGCACTGGAACAACTGGATCCGACCACGCTGCTGGCCGGTCTGATCCGCACCGCGGAGGGGCAGGCGCGGCCCCGCAACACCACCGGCGCCGCGGCCCGATCCCGCTTCACCCGCCGCATCGGCCAGTTCGAGCAACTCGTCACCGCCGAGGCCCACCGGCGCATCGCCGAGCAGAAGGGTGAGCACTACGTCGCCGACAACCTGACCGCGCCCACGCTGGACCAGGTTCCGTTCCTGGGGGCCTCGCAAGCCGAGCTGGCGGCGATCCGCCGGGCGATCCGCCCGCTGGCCCGGCAGCTCGCCACCCGCATCCACCGCGAGCGCCGCCACGGCACCCGCAGCGGGACGCTGGACTTCCGCCGCACCCTGCGGTCCGCGCTGGCCACCGGCGGCGTCCCGATCGCACCCCGCTACCGGCCGCGCCGGCCGCACAAACCGGAACTCGTCGTCCTGTGCGACGTCTCCTCCTCGGTGGCGAACTTCGCGCACTTCGCCCTGCTGCTGGTGCACGCGCTGCACGAGGTCTTCTCCCGCACCCGGGTGTTCGCCTTCGTCCGCGATGTCCACGAGGTGACCGAGCACCTCCGCCGCGGCCGCGACGCCGCCGAGTCCCTGGCCGAAGTCCGCCGCGCCACCCTCCAGTTCCCGGGCACCGGCACCGATCACGGCCGGGTGTTCGCGGAGTTCGCCGCCGACCACGCCCACGTGCTCACCTCGCGCACCGTCCTGCTCGTCCTCGGCGACGCCCGCAACAACAACTACGACCCGGCGCTCGAAGTCCTGGCCGGCTTGACCGACCGGTGCCGGCGAACCCTGTGGCTGAACCCGGAACCCCGCGCGAACTGGGGAACCGGCGACTCCGCCGCGCTCGCCTACGAGGAGATCGTCGA
This portion of the Saccharopolyspora antimicrobica genome encodes:
- a CDS encoding vWA domain-containing protein yields the protein MSLLDRHTDFLAALRAHGIAASTAEGIDAARALGVVDLLDREAVRVAYAATLIKRHNDVAVFNALFDLWFPPAIGDGRTTDTDGAAVDLEVEVTGAHGTSPELHAMRTELAQALFDGDNTALVQIARRALARYGSSPGAGANPGSWSPRAALEQLDPTTLLAGLIRTAEGQARPRNTTGAAARSRFTRRIGQFEQLVTAEAHRRIAEQKGEHYVADNLTAPTLDQVPFLGASQAELAAIRRAIRPLARQLATRIHRERRHGTRSGTLDFRRTLRSALATGGVPIAPRYRPRRPHKPELVVLCDVSSSVANFAHFALLLVHALHEVFSRTRVFAFVRDVHEVTEHLRRGRDAAESLAEVRRATLQFPGTGTDHGRVFAEFAADHAHVLTSRTVLLVLGDARNNNYDPALEVLAGLTDRCRRTLWLNPEPRANWGTGDSAALAYEEIVEMAECRNLAQLTDLVRNLDRR